One segment of Setaria viridis chromosome 4, Setaria_viridis_v4.0, whole genome shotgun sequence DNA contains the following:
- the LOC117853652 gene encoding transcription factor bHLH48, translated as MRHRSPPPPELPAAGGEIQAALIPAAAPATGPAVSASSAAGRGGGGGSFTALLGLPTSQAMELLLPRAAAAPPAPAPAPAPAPTFPSDPHLVDRAARFSAFASPSPSSPSPTPPPPPPPAPPAAAAAANAGKRKADQPADRASKGKSAKKGKTAEEKPAGGDGEDEKPAYVHVRARRGQATDSHSLAERARREKINARMELLKELVPGCSKVSGTALVLDEIINHVQSLQRQVEYLSMRLAAVNPRVDFGGLDSFLTTECGRIAGLNCKNGIDLEQVTWPEMGVHGARHLMQLQQQFWHGDLAHPHQAPSQWEKRGDGHPPVFSSSSPSLFGYDLTSSGAQQPPASKLKTEL; from the exons atgcgccaccgctcgccgccgccaccggagctccccgccgccgggggCGAGATCCAGGCGGCGctgatccccgccgccgcgccggccacggGGCCCGCCGTCTCCGCTTCATCCGCCGccggcagaggaggaggcgggggctcCTTCACGGCGCTGCTGGGGCTCCCCACCTCCCAGGCCATGGAGCTGCTCCtcccccgcgcggcggcggcgccgcccgctcccgctcccgcacccgcgcccgcgcccacctTCCCTTCCGACCCGCACCTCGTGGACCGCGCCGCGCGCTTCTCCGCGTTcgcgtccccgtccccgtcctccCCGTCCCcaaccccgcctccgcccccgcccccggcccctcccgccgccgccgccgccgctaacGCCGGCAAGCGCAAGGCCGACCAACCCGCCGACCGCGCCTCCAAG GGGAAGTCAGCGAAGAAGGGGAAGACGGCGGAGGAGAAGcccgcgggcggcgacggcgaggacgagaAGCCGGCGTACGTGCACGTGCGGGCCAGGCGGGGCCAGGCCACGGATAGCCACAGCCTCGCCGAGCGG GCGAGACGCGAGAAGATCAATGCGAGGATGGAGCTGCTCAAGGAGCTGGTCCCCGGCTGCAGCAAG GTATCAGGAACAGCGCTGGTGCTGGATGAGATCATTAATCATGTTCAGTCTCTCCAAAGGCAAGTTGAG TACTTGTCAATGAGGCTCGCAGCTGTAAACCCAAGGGTCGACTTTGGTGGGCTAGACAGCTTTCTGACCACAGAG TGTGGAAGAATAGCAGGCCTGAACTGCAAGAATGGAATCGACTTGGAGCAGGTCACCTGGCCAGAAATGGGTGTTCATGGAGCAAGGCATCTGATGCAACTTCAACAGCAGTTCTGGCATGGTGATTTAGCACATCCACACCAAGCGCCATCACAGTGGGAAAAGCGAGGGGATGGACATCCTCCCGTCTTTAGCAGCTCCAGCCCTTCTCTCTTCGGCTACGATCTAACAAGCTCTG GAGCACAACAACCCCCGGCGAGCAAGCTAAAGACAGAGCTGTGA
- the LOC117852260 gene encoding protein gamma response 1: MEGMVMAVDCGAAAGDAKDDLKCISGLSTILVATIQEVKDQVSQMEFIFCKQLFPHIQTKAKLAQARFDAMKANEDEWRKREASLVSQLEELSSWKRQAEERLLQMGSSIEEMKGKLADSERLAVKHEAEKERLLEMEGVAADVVGRLQKGINEKAAEVAREREAHQRLLQQVELKDKDLLLEQSKRRDLIDDYTQLKTNYKHLKSQYNFLLGRIDQNDGSKSHVDIPVDKRNSESPPSKRKLKDLEHTNKESIPVVPMTRDLKKHTNKESMPVVPMTRDLKNDSTPGAKAHASSVRNPFRNSRLALPSGSTNPLPNKAASNSKLEAISSIAGPSLHWRETRARKEPGVADPHDDFLDTPLEAVKNTIRNPATPEGAQALAASPPQDMEFNNSDDETQDMNNATQGLKNIPSMPAPKQQSTISVQPPKKDFKYRESVRKKADRENLKGVECKQCKKFYDAVLPDGRANGDGAGSTSLRCEHHDGVSRHRYRYAPPLTPEGFWNIGFESEM, encoded by the exons ATGGAGGGGATGGTGATGGCCGTCGattgcggcgccgccgccggcgacgcgaaGGATGAcctcaagtgcatatccgggctGAGCACCATTCTCGTGGCCACCATCCAGGAGGTGAAGGACCAGGTCTCCCAGATGGAGTTCATATTCTGCAAGCAGCTCTTCCCGCACATCCAGACGAAGGCGAAGCTCGCGCAGGCGCGTTTTGACGCGATGAAGGCCAATGAGGATGAGTGGAGGAAGAGGGAGGCCAGCCTGGTGAGCCAGCTGGAGGAGCTGAGCAGCTGGAAGCGACAAGCGGAGGAGAGGCTGCTGCAGATGGGGAGCTCTATTGAGGAGATGAAGGGGAAGCTTGCGGATTCAGAGAGATTGGCTGTGAAGCATGAGGCTGAGAAGGAACGGCTTCTAGAGATGGAGGGTGTGGCTGCTGATGTGGTTGGTCGGCTCCAGAAGGGGATTAATGAGAAGGCTGCTGAGGTAGCCAGAGAGAGGGAGGCACATCAAAGGCTGTTGCAGCAGGTTGAACTGAAGGATAAGGATCTGCTTCTGGAACAGAGTAAGCGGAGGGACTTGATTGATGATTACACTCAGCTGAAGACAAACTACAAGCACCTGAAGTCTCAGTACAACTTTCTTCTTGGAAGGATTGATCAGAATGATGGCTCCAAGTCTCATGTAGACATTCCTGTAGATAAAAGAAACTCTGAAAGTCCTCCAAGTAAGAGAAAGCTCAAAG ATTTGGAGCACACAAACAAGGAGAGCATCCCGGTTGTTCCCATGACAAGAGACCTGAAGAAGCACACAAACAAGGAGAGCATGCCGGTTGTTCCCATGACAAGAGACCTGAAGAATGACTCTACTCCAGGTGCCAAAGCCCATGCTAGTTCAGTCAGGAATCCATTCAGGAACTCACGCCTTGCTTTGCCATCTGGCTCAACTAATCCACTGCCAAATAAAGCTGCCAGCAATTCAAAATTAGAAGCTATATCTAGCATTGCTGGCCCAAGTCTACACTGGAGAGAGACCCGGGCACGCAAAGAACCAGGTGTTGCAGATCCGCACGATGATTTCCTTGATACACCTCTGGAGGCTGTTAAGAATACTATCAGGAATCCTGCAACTCCAGAAGGTGCACAGGCTCTTGCTGCCTCTCCTCCTCAAGACATGGAATTCAACAATTCAGATGATGAAACTCAAGATATGAATAATGCAACTCAAGGCCTGAAGAACATTCCCAGCATGCCGGCTCCCAAGCAGCAAAGCACGATATCAGTACAGCCACCAAAGAAAGATTTCAAATACAGAGAGTCGGTAAGAAAGAAAGCTGATCGGGAGAACCTGAAAGGTGTCGAGTGCAAGCAGTGCAAGAAGTTCTATGACGCTGTTCTTCCAGATGGCCGTGCGAACGGTGATGGTGCGGGCTCTACAAGCTTGCGGTGTGAGCATCACGATGGTGTGTCCAGACATCGGTACAGGTATGCCCCACCTTTGACGCCGGAAGGGTTTTGGAACATTGGGTTTGAATCAGAAATGTAG